The proteins below come from a single Asterias rubens chromosome 9, eAstRub1.3, whole genome shotgun sequence genomic window:
- the LOC117294488 gene encoding bifunctional UDP-N-acetylglucosamine 2-epimerase/N-acetylmannosamine kinase-like isoform X1: MPVFGGSLEGSRVSSRHKKDPHDFDNIHSNLLQRNLKHVLNPQDNSMEPTAAKRANCVSVESNNATSEAYKMRICVATCNRADYSKLAPIMQAVKKDEELELSVIVLGCHLIDDYGSTYRYIEQDGIYIDSRLHTIVRGEDEAAMVESVGLAMVKLPDVLLRLKPDVLIIHGDRFDALSLAASAALMNIRIVHVEGGEISGTIDDMIRHSITKLAHYHVCCTERAHSRLLAMCEDNTAILLAGCTSYDKLLNTDSTNSSAVIQKWVPLDGQPHEYIVALQHPVTTNIKHSLKMFGLMIDALLDFGKKVIILFPNIDAGSKEMTRVMRLKGVEHHPDFKTAKHIPFEEFIVLVANAGCMIGNSSAGIREAGAFGTPVINLGSRQTGRETGENVLHCREADTTQKIIHALDIQYQKQYPPSYIYGDGHAIPRIMKFLKSIDITCETQKSFVFPPMPASHSRDIDHILETQSALAVDLGGTHLRVALVDNHGTILIQESSATPASNEERMTRLLEMLMNISQKAISLNCRVLGVGISTGGRVDPSQGVVKHSTKALEGWSEIDLRTPISSLLHLPVWVDNDGNCAALGVRAFGCGKGIDDFVTIATGTGIGGGVVLGGKLIHGTNFCAAELGHTKVSLGGPVCQCGGTGCVEAYSSGLALQKEAQRLHADGALGQGDGLIENDQPVSAKHLIDAAKNGNNDAQEILNRGAKAIGALVVNLVHILNPSMVVLCGVLAPVYFETVRNVVRKDTLPSASNLDVRASSLQEPALLGAASLVLEYATRRTY; this comes from the exons ATGCCAGTGTTTGGTGGGTCATTGGAAGGCAGTCGTGTCAGCAGTAGGCATAAGAAAGATCCTCACGAT TTTGATAACATCCATTCCAATCTGCTACAAAGGAATCTGAAG CATGTGCTGAACCCGCAAGACAACAGTATGGAACCAACAGCAGCAAAGCGTGCAAACTGCGTCAGTGTAGAGAGTAACAATGCTACATCTGAAGCTTATAAGATGCGTATCTGCGTGGCGACGTGTAACCGTGCCGACTACTCCAAGCTTGCGCCCATAATGCAAGCCGTCAAGAAGGATGAGGAACTGGAGTTATCAGTCATAGTCCTTGGATGTCATCTTATTGATGATTATGG GTCAACCTATCGTTACATCGAGCAGGATGGCATATACATTGACAGTCGTCTTCATACTATCGTTAGAGGTGAGGATGAGGCAGCTATGGTAGAGTCTGTCGGCCTAGCCATGGTTAAACTCCCCGATGTCCTACTTCGTCTCAAACCAGACGTCTTAATCATACACGGTGACCGCTTTGATGCCTTGTCCCTCGCTGCCTCTGCCGCCCTCATGAACATTCGTATAGTGCACGTGGAAGGTGGAGAAATCAGCGGAACAATCGACGACATGATCCGCCATTCAATCACCAAGCTGGCTCACTACCATGTCTGCTGCACCGAGCGGGCGCACAGCCGGCTGCTGGCAATGTGTGAAGACAACACGGCCATCTTGCTCGCCGGTTGCACGTCGTATGATAAACTCTTGAACACCGACTCCACCAATAGCTCAGCTGTGATTCAGAAGTGGGTGCCGTTGGACGGACAGCCGCACGAGTACATTGTGGCCTTGCAGCATCCAGTCACTACCAACATCAAACATTCCTTGAAGATGTTCGGGCTGATGATTGATGCCCTGCTGGATTTCGGCAAGAAAGTCATCATTCTCTTTCCAAATATTGATGCTG GAAGTAAAGAAATGACACGAGTGATGCGACTAAAAGGTGTTGAACATCATCCGGACTTCAAGACCGCCAAGCATATACCATTTGAGGAGTTCATCGTTCTTGTGGCTAATGCTGGCTGCATGATCGGTAACAGCAGTGCTGGGATAAGGGAGGCCGGAGCGTTCGGCACTCCAGTTATTAATCTCGGGTCGAGGCAGACAGGCAGAGAAACTG GTGAGAATGTACTGCATTGTAGAGAGGCAGACACCACTCAGAAGATAATCCATGCCCTTGATATTCAGTACCAGAAACAGTACCCACC GTCGTACATTTATGGAGACGGCCATGCAATTCCAAGGATCATGAAGTTCCTCAAGTCCATTGACATCACCTGCGAGACCCAGAAGTCATTTGTATTCCCACCCATGCCTGCGAGTCATAGTCGGGATATAGACCACATATTGGAGACGCAGAGCGCCCTCGCTGTTGACCTTGGGGGCACGCATCTCAGGGTGGCCCTTGTTGACAATCAT GGGACAATACTTATTCAAGAATCTAGTGCCACCCCTGCATCAAATGAAGAGCGGATGACGCGTCTGTTAGAGATGCTGATGAATATATCCCAGAAGGCAATATCTCTCAACTGTAGAGTACTGGGAGTGG GTATCAGCACAGGGGGCAGAGTGGATCCTAGCCAGGGAGTTGTCAAACATTCCACTAAGGCACTGGAAG GTTGGTCGGAGATTGATCTTCGGACACCAATATCGAGCTTGTTGCATCTGCCTGTGTGGGTCGATAACGATGGCAACTGCGCTGCTCTAGGGGTGCGGGCCTTCGGCTGCGGCAAGGGTATCGATGACTTTGTTACCATAGCAACTGGAACTG GAATCGGTGGAGGTGTTGTACTCGGCGGGAAACTGATTCACGGGACAAATTTCTGCGCAGCTGAGTTGGGTCACACCAAGGTGTCGTTAGGGGGTCCAGTGTGCCAGTGTGGAGGGACAGGATGTGTTGAAGCGTACAGCTCTGGTTTGGCACTCCAGAAGGAAGCACAGAGGCTACATGCAG ATGGCGCTCTGGGTCAAGGAGATGGCTTGATTGAGAATGATCAGCCAGTATCCGCTAAGCATCTTATTGATGCTGCCAAGAACGGAAACAATGATGCCCAGGAGATCCTCAATAGGG GAGCTAAAGCCATCGGTGCCCTCGTGGTGAACCTAGTGCACATCCTGAACCCCTCAATGGTCGTACTATGTGGTGTCTTGGCACCAGTCTATTTCGAGACAGTCCGCAACGTCGTCAGGAAAGATACCCTCCCGTCTGCATCCAATCTGGACGTCAGGGCCTCGTCCCTCCAGGAACCAGCCCTTCTAGGAGCAGCTAGTCTGGTCCTGGAGTATGCTACTCGGAGGACATACTAA
- the LOC117294488 gene encoding bifunctional UDP-N-acetylglucosamine 2-epimerase/N-acetylmannosamine kinase-like isoform X2, with protein sequence MPVFGGSLEGSRVSSRHKKDPHDHVLNPQDNSMEPTAAKRANCVSVESNNATSEAYKMRICVATCNRADYSKLAPIMQAVKKDEELELSVIVLGCHLIDDYGSTYRYIEQDGIYIDSRLHTIVRGEDEAAMVESVGLAMVKLPDVLLRLKPDVLIIHGDRFDALSLAASAALMNIRIVHVEGGEISGTIDDMIRHSITKLAHYHVCCTERAHSRLLAMCEDNTAILLAGCTSYDKLLNTDSTNSSAVIQKWVPLDGQPHEYIVALQHPVTTNIKHSLKMFGLMIDALLDFGKKVIILFPNIDAGSKEMTRVMRLKGVEHHPDFKTAKHIPFEEFIVLVANAGCMIGNSSAGIREAGAFGTPVINLGSRQTGRETGENVLHCREADTTQKIIHALDIQYQKQYPPSYIYGDGHAIPRIMKFLKSIDITCETQKSFVFPPMPASHSRDIDHILETQSALAVDLGGTHLRVALVDNHGTILIQESSATPASNEERMTRLLEMLMNISQKAISLNCRVLGVGISTGGRVDPSQGVVKHSTKALEGWSEIDLRTPISSLLHLPVWVDNDGNCAALGVRAFGCGKGIDDFVTIATGTGIGGGVVLGGKLIHGTNFCAAELGHTKVSLGGPVCQCGGTGCVEAYSSGLALQKEAQRLHADGALGQGDGLIENDQPVSAKHLIDAAKNGNNDAQEILNRGAKAIGALVVNLVHILNPSMVVLCGVLAPVYFETVRNVVRKDTLPSASNLDVRASSLQEPALLGAASLVLEYATRRTY encoded by the exons ATGCCAGTGTTTGGTGGGTCATTGGAAGGCAGTCGTGTCAGCAGTAGGCATAAGAAAGATCCTCACGAT CATGTGCTGAACCCGCAAGACAACAGTATGGAACCAACAGCAGCAAAGCGTGCAAACTGCGTCAGTGTAGAGAGTAACAATGCTACATCTGAAGCTTATAAGATGCGTATCTGCGTGGCGACGTGTAACCGTGCCGACTACTCCAAGCTTGCGCCCATAATGCAAGCCGTCAAGAAGGATGAGGAACTGGAGTTATCAGTCATAGTCCTTGGATGTCATCTTATTGATGATTATGG GTCAACCTATCGTTACATCGAGCAGGATGGCATATACATTGACAGTCGTCTTCATACTATCGTTAGAGGTGAGGATGAGGCAGCTATGGTAGAGTCTGTCGGCCTAGCCATGGTTAAACTCCCCGATGTCCTACTTCGTCTCAAACCAGACGTCTTAATCATACACGGTGACCGCTTTGATGCCTTGTCCCTCGCTGCCTCTGCCGCCCTCATGAACATTCGTATAGTGCACGTGGAAGGTGGAGAAATCAGCGGAACAATCGACGACATGATCCGCCATTCAATCACCAAGCTGGCTCACTACCATGTCTGCTGCACCGAGCGGGCGCACAGCCGGCTGCTGGCAATGTGTGAAGACAACACGGCCATCTTGCTCGCCGGTTGCACGTCGTATGATAAACTCTTGAACACCGACTCCACCAATAGCTCAGCTGTGATTCAGAAGTGGGTGCCGTTGGACGGACAGCCGCACGAGTACATTGTGGCCTTGCAGCATCCAGTCACTACCAACATCAAACATTCCTTGAAGATGTTCGGGCTGATGATTGATGCCCTGCTGGATTTCGGCAAGAAAGTCATCATTCTCTTTCCAAATATTGATGCTG GAAGTAAAGAAATGACACGAGTGATGCGACTAAAAGGTGTTGAACATCATCCGGACTTCAAGACCGCCAAGCATATACCATTTGAGGAGTTCATCGTTCTTGTGGCTAATGCTGGCTGCATGATCGGTAACAGCAGTGCTGGGATAAGGGAGGCCGGAGCGTTCGGCACTCCAGTTATTAATCTCGGGTCGAGGCAGACAGGCAGAGAAACTG GTGAGAATGTACTGCATTGTAGAGAGGCAGACACCACTCAGAAGATAATCCATGCCCTTGATATTCAGTACCAGAAACAGTACCCACC GTCGTACATTTATGGAGACGGCCATGCAATTCCAAGGATCATGAAGTTCCTCAAGTCCATTGACATCACCTGCGAGACCCAGAAGTCATTTGTATTCCCACCCATGCCTGCGAGTCATAGTCGGGATATAGACCACATATTGGAGACGCAGAGCGCCCTCGCTGTTGACCTTGGGGGCACGCATCTCAGGGTGGCCCTTGTTGACAATCAT GGGACAATACTTATTCAAGAATCTAGTGCCACCCCTGCATCAAATGAAGAGCGGATGACGCGTCTGTTAGAGATGCTGATGAATATATCCCAGAAGGCAATATCTCTCAACTGTAGAGTACTGGGAGTGG GTATCAGCACAGGGGGCAGAGTGGATCCTAGCCAGGGAGTTGTCAAACATTCCACTAAGGCACTGGAAG GTTGGTCGGAGATTGATCTTCGGACACCAATATCGAGCTTGTTGCATCTGCCTGTGTGGGTCGATAACGATGGCAACTGCGCTGCTCTAGGGGTGCGGGCCTTCGGCTGCGGCAAGGGTATCGATGACTTTGTTACCATAGCAACTGGAACTG GAATCGGTGGAGGTGTTGTACTCGGCGGGAAACTGATTCACGGGACAAATTTCTGCGCAGCTGAGTTGGGTCACACCAAGGTGTCGTTAGGGGGTCCAGTGTGCCAGTGTGGAGGGACAGGATGTGTTGAAGCGTACAGCTCTGGTTTGGCACTCCAGAAGGAAGCACAGAGGCTACATGCAG ATGGCGCTCTGGGTCAAGGAGATGGCTTGATTGAGAATGATCAGCCAGTATCCGCTAAGCATCTTATTGATGCTGCCAAGAACGGAAACAATGATGCCCAGGAGATCCTCAATAGGG GAGCTAAAGCCATCGGTGCCCTCGTGGTGAACCTAGTGCACATCCTGAACCCCTCAATGGTCGTACTATGTGGTGTCTTGGCACCAGTCTATTTCGAGACAGTCCGCAACGTCGTCAGGAAAGATACCCTCCCGTCTGCATCCAATCTGGACGTCAGGGCCTCGTCCCTCCAGGAACCAGCCCTTCTAGGAGCAGCTAGTCTGGTCCTGGAGTATGCTACTCGGAGGACATACTAA
- the LOC117294488 gene encoding bifunctional UDP-N-acetylglucosamine 2-epimerase/N-acetylmannosamine kinase-like isoform X3 has translation MEPTAAKRANCVSVESNNATSEAYKMRICVATCNRADYSKLAPIMQAVKKDEELELSVIVLGCHLIDDYGSTYRYIEQDGIYIDSRLHTIVRGEDEAAMVESVGLAMVKLPDVLLRLKPDVLIIHGDRFDALSLAASAALMNIRIVHVEGGEISGTIDDMIRHSITKLAHYHVCCTERAHSRLLAMCEDNTAILLAGCTSYDKLLNTDSTNSSAVIQKWVPLDGQPHEYIVALQHPVTTNIKHSLKMFGLMIDALLDFGKKVIILFPNIDAGSKEMTRVMRLKGVEHHPDFKTAKHIPFEEFIVLVANAGCMIGNSSAGIREAGAFGTPVINLGSRQTGRETGENVLHCREADTTQKIIHALDIQYQKQYPPSYIYGDGHAIPRIMKFLKSIDITCETQKSFVFPPMPASHSRDIDHILETQSALAVDLGGTHLRVALVDNHGTILIQESSATPASNEERMTRLLEMLMNISQKAISLNCRVLGVGISTGGRVDPSQGVVKHSTKALEGWSEIDLRTPISSLLHLPVWVDNDGNCAALGVRAFGCGKGIDDFVTIATGTGIGGGVVLGGKLIHGTNFCAAELGHTKVSLGGPVCQCGGTGCVEAYSSGLALQKEAQRLHADGALGQGDGLIENDQPVSAKHLIDAAKNGNNDAQEILNRGAKAIGALVVNLVHILNPSMVVLCGVLAPVYFETVRNVVRKDTLPSASNLDVRASSLQEPALLGAASLVLEYATRRTY, from the exons ATGGAACCAACAGCAGCAAAGCGTGCAAACTGCGTCAGTGTAGAGAGTAACAATGCTACATCTGAAGCTTATAAGATGCGTATCTGCGTGGCGACGTGTAACCGTGCCGACTACTCCAAGCTTGCGCCCATAATGCAAGCCGTCAAGAAGGATGAGGAACTGGAGTTATCAGTCATAGTCCTTGGATGTCATCTTATTGATGATTATGG GTCAACCTATCGTTACATCGAGCAGGATGGCATATACATTGACAGTCGTCTTCATACTATCGTTAGAGGTGAGGATGAGGCAGCTATGGTAGAGTCTGTCGGCCTAGCCATGGTTAAACTCCCCGATGTCCTACTTCGTCTCAAACCAGACGTCTTAATCATACACGGTGACCGCTTTGATGCCTTGTCCCTCGCTGCCTCTGCCGCCCTCATGAACATTCGTATAGTGCACGTGGAAGGTGGAGAAATCAGCGGAACAATCGACGACATGATCCGCCATTCAATCACCAAGCTGGCTCACTACCATGTCTGCTGCACCGAGCGGGCGCACAGCCGGCTGCTGGCAATGTGTGAAGACAACACGGCCATCTTGCTCGCCGGTTGCACGTCGTATGATAAACTCTTGAACACCGACTCCACCAATAGCTCAGCTGTGATTCAGAAGTGGGTGCCGTTGGACGGACAGCCGCACGAGTACATTGTGGCCTTGCAGCATCCAGTCACTACCAACATCAAACATTCCTTGAAGATGTTCGGGCTGATGATTGATGCCCTGCTGGATTTCGGCAAGAAAGTCATCATTCTCTTTCCAAATATTGATGCTG GAAGTAAAGAAATGACACGAGTGATGCGACTAAAAGGTGTTGAACATCATCCGGACTTCAAGACCGCCAAGCATATACCATTTGAGGAGTTCATCGTTCTTGTGGCTAATGCTGGCTGCATGATCGGTAACAGCAGTGCTGGGATAAGGGAGGCCGGAGCGTTCGGCACTCCAGTTATTAATCTCGGGTCGAGGCAGACAGGCAGAGAAACTG GTGAGAATGTACTGCATTGTAGAGAGGCAGACACCACTCAGAAGATAATCCATGCCCTTGATATTCAGTACCAGAAACAGTACCCACC GTCGTACATTTATGGAGACGGCCATGCAATTCCAAGGATCATGAAGTTCCTCAAGTCCATTGACATCACCTGCGAGACCCAGAAGTCATTTGTATTCCCACCCATGCCTGCGAGTCATAGTCGGGATATAGACCACATATTGGAGACGCAGAGCGCCCTCGCTGTTGACCTTGGGGGCACGCATCTCAGGGTGGCCCTTGTTGACAATCAT GGGACAATACTTATTCAAGAATCTAGTGCCACCCCTGCATCAAATGAAGAGCGGATGACGCGTCTGTTAGAGATGCTGATGAATATATCCCAGAAGGCAATATCTCTCAACTGTAGAGTACTGGGAGTGG GTATCAGCACAGGGGGCAGAGTGGATCCTAGCCAGGGAGTTGTCAAACATTCCACTAAGGCACTGGAAG GTTGGTCGGAGATTGATCTTCGGACACCAATATCGAGCTTGTTGCATCTGCCTGTGTGGGTCGATAACGATGGCAACTGCGCTGCTCTAGGGGTGCGGGCCTTCGGCTGCGGCAAGGGTATCGATGACTTTGTTACCATAGCAACTGGAACTG GAATCGGTGGAGGTGTTGTACTCGGCGGGAAACTGATTCACGGGACAAATTTCTGCGCAGCTGAGTTGGGTCACACCAAGGTGTCGTTAGGGGGTCCAGTGTGCCAGTGTGGAGGGACAGGATGTGTTGAAGCGTACAGCTCTGGTTTGGCACTCCAGAAGGAAGCACAGAGGCTACATGCAG ATGGCGCTCTGGGTCAAGGAGATGGCTTGATTGAGAATGATCAGCCAGTATCCGCTAAGCATCTTATTGATGCTGCCAAGAACGGAAACAATGATGCCCAGGAGATCCTCAATAGGG GAGCTAAAGCCATCGGTGCCCTCGTGGTGAACCTAGTGCACATCCTGAACCCCTCAATGGTCGTACTATGTGGTGTCTTGGCACCAGTCTATTTCGAGACAGTCCGCAACGTCGTCAGGAAAGATACCCTCCCGTCTGCATCCAATCTGGACGTCAGGGCCTCGTCCCTCCAGGAACCAGCCCTTCTAGGAGCAGCTAGTCTGGTCCTGGAGTATGCTACTCGGAGGACATACTAA